A single genomic interval of Anopheles darlingi chromosome X, idAnoDarlMG_H_01, whole genome shotgun sequence harbors:
- the LOC125952345 gene encoding rab11 family-interacting protein 1, with protein sequence MWSPTHIQVTVQRARGLLIKGKQGSNNCFVIIALGKEKYQTSVQEKAPAEAVSWNEECELQIPSQGNQAQLVLTALHHNSVGMDEFLGRVVLPLNEMEIYERPRSRWYKLESKDKDRERKKEKDRGELEVRISFTVKAGSLTDLSKKTASKSSISNLASSVGGSLLSIGAIEKRKGLRKLAKSLGSKMHISGLGRKGGHKDRDETLDEEVGGAVGTGGGEGGSRGGGGGARTGTSSSTKQTFGDADPGVISEDEDEFVLDNLSHKSSTGSVSQWSPSVASSAHGFQRHPATELAYTSTPAGAPSAPFGISKASSSNSLAGATTGEIIEPEVGKQRQQAKEKMDEWEQKLYGKHLEIGSTDSLKRRSWESSRVMQSAARQEELQQQQQQQQQEAVGEPATLAAPEPQARSVPTSPELDGMASRAAPKPVPRAGSRQDVSRHGGMGAGELVPETIKPEKESFTKKIKHLIKDHGHHHQRADSLENLTAVVIPQRKLNGSKQGSPFGHEQRIIIGGETVGTELGQRAAAKAAAAAAAASMPLAPQTLAKYEGKSHEDMVRVVQGLENEVYSQKQKVKELEDYLDSLLLKVMECHPKILQNPYQKANPTKSG encoded by the exons ATGTGGAGTCCAACGCATATCCAAGTGACAG TGCAACGTGCCCGTGGACTGCTCATTAAGGGGAAGCAGGGCTCTAACAATTGCTTCGTCATAATTGCCCTCGGAAAAGAGAAATATCAAACTTCGGTGCAGGAGAAGGCACCGGCTGAGGCGGTAAGCTGGAATGAGGAATGTGAGCT GCAAATACCGTCGCAGGGCAATCAGGCGCAGCTGGTGTTGACGGCCCTGCACCACAACAGCGTCGGTATGGATGAGTTTCTCGGGCGCGTCGTGCTGCCACTGAACGAAATGGAGATCTACGAGCGGCCCCGTTCGCGCTGGTACAAGCTGGAGAGCAAGGACAAGGACCGGGAgcggaagaaggagaaggatcggGGCGAGCTGGAGGTGCGCATCTCGTTCACCGTGAAGGCGGGCTCGCTGACGGATCTCAGCAAGAAGACGGCCAGCAAAAGCTCCATCAGCAACCTGGCGTCGAGCGTGGGCGGTTCGCTGCTGAGCATCGGTGCGATCGAGAAGCGCAAGGGACTGCGCAAGCTGGCCAAATCGCTCGGCTCCAAGATGCACATCTCCGGGCTCGGGCGCAAGGGTGGCCACAAAGACCGAGACGAAACGCTGGACGAAGAGGtgggtggtgctgttggaacTGGTGGCGGTGAGGGTGGTAgccgcggtggtggcggcggcgctcGTACTGGCACTAGCAGTAGTACGAAGCAAACGTTCGGTGACGCCGATCCGGGCGTGATcagcgaggacgaggatgagtTCGTGTTGGACAATCTGTCGCACAAAAGCTCGACTGGTTCGGTCAGCCAATGGTCACCGTCGGTGGCCAGCTCGGCCCACGGCTTCCAACGGCATCCAGCAACGGAATTAGCGTACACCTCTACGCCGGCGGGCGCACCTAGCGCCCCGTTTGGCATTTCGAAGGCGAGCTCCTCGAATTCGCTGGCCGGTGCTACCACCGGCGAGATCATCGAGCCGGAGGTTGggaagcagcggcaacaggcgaaggagaagatggaCGAGTGGGAGCAGAAGCTGTACGGGAAGCACCTCGAGATCGGTAGTACCGACTCGCTGAAGCGCCGATCGTGGGAAAGCTCCCGTGTAATGCAGTCAGCTGCTAGGCAGGAGgaactacagcagcagcagcagcagcaacagcaggaagcagTCGGCGAGCCAGCCACGCTCGCTGCTCCAGAGCCGCAGGCCCGTTCGGTTCCGACCTCGCCAGAACTCGATGGCATGGCGAGCCGGGCCGCCCCGAAACCGGTGCCCCGAGCGGGATCACGGCAGGACGTATCGCGGCATGGGGGCATGGGGGCGGGCGAGCTGGTGCCCGAAACGATCAAACCTGAGAAGGAgagttttacaaaaaaaatcaagcaccTTATCAAGgaccatggccaccaccatcagcgtgCGGACTCGCTGGAGAATCTGACGGCCGTCGTGATCCCGCAGCGGAAGCTGAACGGTTCGAAGCAGGGCAGCCCGTTCGGGCACGagcagcgcatcatcatcggtggtgaAACGGTCGGCACCGAACTGGGGCAGCGGGCTGCGGCTaaggcggcggcagcagcagcggccgcctcGATGCCCCTCGCACCCCAAACGCTCGCCAAGTACGAGGGTAAATCGCACGAGGATATGGTACGGGTGGTGCAGGGCCTAGAGAATGAGGTGTACTCACAAAAACAGAAGGTAAAGGAACTGGAGGACTACCTGGACAGCCTCCTGCTCAAAGTGATGGAATGTCAccccaaaattttacaaaaccCCTACCAGAAGGCGAACCCCACCAAAAG
- the LOC125952316 gene encoding neutral ceramidase, which produces MWWCGAGLRSRSAGRAQCLLQLVLVAVVLVRIGTAAAANYKVGVGRADCTGPSVEITFMGYAQITQRGTGIHLRQYARSYIVDDGSGGRFVFVSVDAGMMGHAVKRDVVAVLQKKYGTLYTQANVVISGSHTHSTPGGFLMYLLYDLTSLGFVAETFNALVHGIAQSIIRAHNNMVEARLYVAETEVLEANINRSPSAYENNPPEERAQYRHNVDKGLVQLQLVSARDESVVLGAINWFAVHPTSMNNTNRLVSSDNVGYASLLLEQEQNAGALVGKGEFVGVFASSNLGDSSPNIRGPKCEKTGLPCDVLTSSCPSGAGACFASGPGNDMYESTALIADRLYRAASDLLAARNGREITGPIGYAHQYIDMTVAEASYHDPATQRTERVRGCLPAMGYSFAAGTTDGPGAFDFQQGTITDNVLWNAVRDFIAEPTPDDKECQAPKPILLATGRARFPYDWQPKIVPTQVVTVGDFAIAAVPGEFTTMAGRRLRAAVSRASVAAGGRELQVVVAGLSNMYSSYVTTPEEYEIQRYEGASTLYGPHTLTIYLEQYGRLVAGAIVPNGTLEPGPTPPYEDDKQISLTTGVIFDSHPLGKDFGEVKLQPLAEYGRGETVSTVFIAGNPRNNLMHDKSYFTVERLSGDGAADGDEAVGAWTVVATDANWETRFRWERTSTILGFSDIEFQWTIGSATVPGTYRIRHFGYYRYILGGVYPYVGITNSFTVS; this is translated from the exons atgtggtggtgcggtgcaggGCTGCGgagccggtcggccggccgggcgCAAtgcctgctgcagctggtactggttgcggtggtgctggttcgcATCgggaccgccgccgccgcaaacTACAAGGTGGGAGTTGGCCGAGCCGACTGTACTGGCCCTTCGGTGGAGATCACTTTC ATGGGCTATGCCCAGATAACGCAGCGAGGCACCGGTATCCATCTGCGCCAGTACGCCCGCTCGTACATCGTGGACGATGGTAGCGGCGGACGGTTCGTGTTCGTGAGCGTCGACGCCGGTATGATGGGGCACGCCGTGAAGCGGGATGTTGTGGCGGTGCTGCAGAAGAAGTACGGTACGCTGTACACGCAGGCGAACGTCGTGATCAGCGGTTCGCACACCCACTCGACACCGGGTGGTTTCCTGATGTATCTGCTGTACGATCTCACCTCGCTCGGCTTCGTAGCGGAAACGTTTAACGCGCTCGTGCACGGTATCGCCCAGAGCATCATCCGGGCACACAACAACATGGTCGAGGCGCGGTTGTACGTGGCCGAAACCGAGGTACTGGAGGCGAACATCAACCGGAGCCCGAGCGCCTACGAGAACAATCCACCGGAGGAGCGTGCCCAGTATCGGCACAACGTGGACAAGGGtttggtgcagctgcagctggtgaGCGCACGGGATGAGAGCGTGGTGCTCGGTGCGATCAACTGGTTCGCCGTCCATCCGACCTCGATGAACAACACGAACCGGCTGGTATCGAGCGATAACGTCGGATACGCGTCGCTCCTGCTCGAACAGGAACAGAACGCCGGTGCGTTGGTGGGAAAGGGCGAGTTTGTCGGTGTGTTCGCGTCCAGTAACCTGGGCGACTCGTCGCCCAACATACGCGGTCCGAAATGCGAGAAGACGGGCCTACCGTGCGACGTGCTGACCTCGTCGTGCCCGagcggtgccggtgcctgCTTTGCATCCGGGCCTGGCAACGACATGTACGAGAGTACGGCCCTGATCGCCGACCGGCTTTACCGGGCCGCATCCGATCTGCTGGCGGCCCGCAACGGGCGCGAAATAACCGGCCCGATCGGGTACGCGCACCAGTACATCGATATGACGGTGGCCGAGGCGTCCTACCATGATCCGGCCACACAGCGTACCGAGCGCGTCCGCGGTTGTCTCCCGGCCATGGGTTACAGTTTTGCCGCCGGTACGACCGATGGTCCGGGAGCATTCGATTTCCAGCAGGGCACGATCACGGACAACGTGCTGTGGAATGCGGTGCGCGATTTCATCGCCGAACCGACGCCGGACGACAAGGAGTGCCaggcaccgaaaccgatcctGCTGGCGACGGGTCGGGCCCGCTTCCCGTACGACTGGCAGCCGAAGATCGTACCGACGCAGGTGGTGACGGTGGGCGATTTTGCGATCGCCGCCGTACCGGGTGAATTCACGACGATGGCCGGGCGCCGCCTGCGGGCAGCCGTATCGCGGGCTTCGGTGGCAGCCGGAGGACGCGAGCTGCAGGTCGTCGTGGCCGGCCTATCGAACATGTACAGCAGCTACGTGACCACGCCGGAAGAGTACGAGATACAGCGGTATGAGGGTGCGTCCACACTGTACGGTCCCCACACGCTGACGATCTATCTCGAGCAgtacggtcggttggttgctgggGCGATCGTACCGAATGGGACGCTCGAACCGGGACCGACGCCACCGTACGAGGACGATAAGCAGATATCGCTCACGACGGGCGTCATCTTCGATTCGCACCCGCTCGGCAAAGACTTTGGCGAGGTGAAGCTGCAACCGTTGGCGGAGTACGGGCGAGGCGAAACCGTGTCGACCGTCTTTATCGCTGGCAATCCGCGCAACAATCTGATGCACGACAAGAGCTACTTCACCGTCGAGCGGCTAAGCGGCGATGGAGCGGCGGACGGTGACGAGGCGGTCGGTGCCTGGACTGTTGTTGCCACCGATGCGAATTGGGAAACGAG GTTCCGCTGGGAGCGCACCTCAACCATTCTCGGGTTCAGTGATATTGAGTTCCAGTGGACGATTGGTTCGGCCACCGTCCCCGGTACCTACCGCATCCGGCACTTTGGTTACTACCGTTACATCCTCGGCGGGGTGTACCCGTACGTGGGTATTACCAACTCGTTCACGGTATCGTAA
- the LOC125952365 gene encoding prolyl 4-hydroxylase subunit alpha-1 isoform X1 yields MMISQRNGTTRTCNRWMMMAMMAMMAMGIAMNGLPSVGGELFTALADMEELLETEAVLIANLDNYVQAQEEKLLQLRRKVQEYRREHTEAARDVSAYLSNPVNAFLLTKRLTTDWRYVENLMTYEVGKEFLENVTSYRSVLKFPSDEDLNGAAVALMRLQDTYNLDTASVARGMLDGVQYSTELSAGDCFELGRQSYLNGDYYHTVLWMREAMDRLTHEVNRTAMKEDVLEYLAFSTFKQGNIQTALSMTEELLELVPDHERAVSNKAYYVKELEKEALQKILRGDDGSEEVPVDTSTKIHKGEASPHVYDKTERKLYEQLCRGEQEPPIELRSQLVCRYTTNRSPFLRLAPLKLEEAYRQPDIVIYHDVMSDREIELIKHYARPRFRRATVQNYKTGELEFANYRISKSAWLKDTEHEVIRTVSQRVEDMTGLTMATAEELQVVNYGIGGHYEPHFDFARREERNAFKSLGTGNRIATVLFYMSDVTQGGATVFPSLNLALRPRKGTAAFWHNLHASGNGDYATRHAACPVLTGTKWVSNKWIHERGQEFRRPCGLEPDHPEDLF; encoded by the exons ATGATGATCTCACAGCGTAACGGCACGACGCGGACGTGTAaccgctggatgatgatggcgatgatggcgatgatggcgatgggcaTCGCGATGAACGGTTTACCATCGGTTGGTGGCGAGCTGTTCACGGCACTGGCCGACATGGAGGAGCTGCTCGAGACGGAGGCCGTGCTGATTGCCAATCTAGACAATTATGTTCAGGCCCAGGAGGAGAAGCTGCTACAGCTGCGACG CAAGGTACAGGAGTATCGGCGGGAGCACACAGAGGCGGCGCGCGATGTCAGCGCTTACCTGTCGAACCCGGTGAATGCGTTTCTGCTGACCAAGCGGCTCACCACCGACTGGCGCTACGTGGAGAACCTGATGACGTACGAGGTGGGGAAGGAGTTCCTTGAGAACGTGACCAGCTACCGGAGCGTGCTGAAGTTCCCGTCCGACGAGGACCTGAACGGGGCGGCCGTGGCGCTGATGCGCCTACAGGACACCTATAACCTCGACACGGCCAGCGTCGCCCGCGGTATGCTGGACGGCGTACAGTACAGCACCGAGCTGTCCGCGGGTGACTGCTTCGAGCTCGGCCGCCAGAGCTACCTAAATGGCGACTACTACCACACGGTACTGTGGATGCGCGAAGCAATGGACCGTCTGACGCATGAGGTCAACCGGACGGCGATGAAAGAGGACGTGCTGGAGTATCTGGCATTTTCCACCTTCAAGCAGG GTAACATTCAGACAGCTCTGTCGATGACGGaagagctgctggagctggtacCGGATCATGAACGGGCCGTCAGCAACAAGGCGTACTATGTGAaggagctggagaaggaggCCCTACAGAAGATACTCCGTGGCGACGATGGCAGCGAGGAGGTCCCCGTCGACACTAGCACG AAGATCCACAAAGGTGAGGCGTCACCGCACGTGTACGATAAGACCGAACGCAAGCTGTACGAGCAGCTGTGCCGGGGCGAACAGGAGCCACCGATCGAGCTGCGGTCGCAGCTGGTCTGCCGGtacaccaccaaccggtcgCCTTTTCTACGGCTGGCGCCGCTCAAGCTGGAGGAAGCCTACCGGCAACCGGACATCGTGATCTACCACGATGTGATGTCCGATCGCGAGATCGAGCTGATCAAGCACTACGCTCGGCCACGCTTCCGGCGCGCCACCGTCCAGAACTACAAGACGGGCGAGCTCGAGTTTGCCAACTATCGCATCAGCAAGTCCGCCTGGCTGAAGGATACGGAGCACGAGGTGATCCGCACGGTAAGCCAACGGGTCGAGGACATGACCGGTTTGACGATGGCTACCGCCGAGGAGCTGCAGGTCGTCAACTACGGCATCGGTGGCCACTACGAGCCGCACTTTGACTTTGCGCGGCGCGAGGAGCGCAATGCGTTCAAAAGCCtcggcaccggcaaccggatTGCCACCGTGCTCTTCTAC ATGAGCGACGTGACACAGGGCGGTGCGACCGTCTTTCCCTCCCTCAACCTGGCGCTCCGACCCCGCAAGGGTACGGCCGCCTTCTGGCACAACCTGCACGCGTCCGGCAACGGGGACTATGCGACGCGCCATGCTGCCTGTCCGGTTCTCACCGGCACCAAATGGG TATCCAACAAGTGGATCCACGAGCGGGGCCAGGAGTTCCGGCGACCGTGTGGCCTAGAGCCGGACCACCCGGAAGATTTGTTCTGA
- the LOC125952365 gene encoding prolyl 4-hydroxylase subunit alpha-1 isoform X2 encodes MMISQRNGTTRTCNRWMMMAMMAMMAMGIAMNGLPSVGGELFTALADMEELLETEAVLIANLDNYVQAQEEKLLQLRRKVQEYRREHTEAARDVSAYLSNPVNAFLLTKRLTTDWRYVENLMTYEVGKEFLENVTSYRSVLKFPSDEDLNGAAVALMRLQDTYNLDTASVARGMLDGVQYSTELSAGDCFELGRQSYLNGDYYHTVLWMREAMDRLTHEVNRTAMKEDVLEYLAFSTFKQGNIQTALSMTEELLELVPDHERAVSNKAYYVKELEKEALQKILRGDDGSEEVPVDTSTIHKGEASPHVYDKTERKLYEQLCRGEQEPPIELRSQLVCRYTTNRSPFLRLAPLKLEEAYRQPDIVIYHDVMSDREIELIKHYARPRFRRATVQNYKTGELEFANYRISKSAWLKDTEHEVIRTVSQRVEDMTGLTMATAEELQVVNYGIGGHYEPHFDFARREERNAFKSLGTGNRIATVLFYMSDVTQGGATVFPSLNLALRPRKGTAAFWHNLHASGNGDYATRHAACPVLTGTKWVSNKWIHERGQEFRRPCGLEPDHPEDLF; translated from the exons ATGATGATCTCACAGCGTAACGGCACGACGCGGACGTGTAaccgctggatgatgatggcgatgatggcgatgatggcgatgggcaTCGCGATGAACGGTTTACCATCGGTTGGTGGCGAGCTGTTCACGGCACTGGCCGACATGGAGGAGCTGCTCGAGACGGAGGCCGTGCTGATTGCCAATCTAGACAATTATGTTCAGGCCCAGGAGGAGAAGCTGCTACAGCTGCGACG CAAGGTACAGGAGTATCGGCGGGAGCACACAGAGGCGGCGCGCGATGTCAGCGCTTACCTGTCGAACCCGGTGAATGCGTTTCTGCTGACCAAGCGGCTCACCACCGACTGGCGCTACGTGGAGAACCTGATGACGTACGAGGTGGGGAAGGAGTTCCTTGAGAACGTGACCAGCTACCGGAGCGTGCTGAAGTTCCCGTCCGACGAGGACCTGAACGGGGCGGCCGTGGCGCTGATGCGCCTACAGGACACCTATAACCTCGACACGGCCAGCGTCGCCCGCGGTATGCTGGACGGCGTACAGTACAGCACCGAGCTGTCCGCGGGTGACTGCTTCGAGCTCGGCCGCCAGAGCTACCTAAATGGCGACTACTACCACACGGTACTGTGGATGCGCGAAGCAATGGACCGTCTGACGCATGAGGTCAACCGGACGGCGATGAAAGAGGACGTGCTGGAGTATCTGGCATTTTCCACCTTCAAGCAGG GTAACATTCAGACAGCTCTGTCGATGACGGaagagctgctggagctggtacCGGATCATGAACGGGCCGTCAGCAACAAGGCGTACTATGTGAaggagctggagaaggaggCCCTACAGAAGATACTCCGTGGCGACGATGGCAGCGAGGAGGTCCCCGTCGACACTAGCACG ATCCACAAAGGTGAGGCGTCACCGCACGTGTACGATAAGACCGAACGCAAGCTGTACGAGCAGCTGTGCCGGGGCGAACAGGAGCCACCGATCGAGCTGCGGTCGCAGCTGGTCTGCCGGtacaccaccaaccggtcgCCTTTTCTACGGCTGGCGCCGCTCAAGCTGGAGGAAGCCTACCGGCAACCGGACATCGTGATCTACCACGATGTGATGTCCGATCGCGAGATCGAGCTGATCAAGCACTACGCTCGGCCACGCTTCCGGCGCGCCACCGTCCAGAACTACAAGACGGGCGAGCTCGAGTTTGCCAACTATCGCATCAGCAAGTCCGCCTGGCTGAAGGATACGGAGCACGAGGTGATCCGCACGGTAAGCCAACGGGTCGAGGACATGACCGGTTTGACGATGGCTACCGCCGAGGAGCTGCAGGTCGTCAACTACGGCATCGGTGGCCACTACGAGCCGCACTTTGACTTTGCGCGGCGCGAGGAGCGCAATGCGTTCAAAAGCCtcggcaccggcaaccggatTGCCACCGTGCTCTTCTAC ATGAGCGACGTGACACAGGGCGGTGCGACCGTCTTTCCCTCCCTCAACCTGGCGCTCCGACCCCGCAAGGGTACGGCCGCCTTCTGGCACAACCTGCACGCGTCCGGCAACGGGGACTATGCGACGCGCCATGCTGCCTGTCCGGTTCTCACCGGCACCAAATGGG TATCCAACAAGTGGATCCACGAGCGGGGCCAGGAGTTCCGGCGACCGTGTGGCCTAGAGCCGGACCACCCGGAAGATTTGTTCTGA